A genomic region of Exiguobacterium oxidotolerans JCM 12280 contains the following coding sequences:
- a CDS encoding peptide ABC transporter substrate-binding protein, whose product MKKKKTLALVGALTIAGSSLAACSSTDDSKDTSGSKDTAKSDDKQVLNLTSGSDIPALSPTVATDSVSFTVLNNVQEGLFRLDENQEPTPGVAESVDVSEDGLTYTFKLRDSKWSDGSDVTAKDFEYAWKRVLDPDSGSQYAYIMYVIDGAEGYNTGKGKAEDVGVKAVDDKTLEVKLTQPADYFKALTGFGSFMPLKQEFVEEKGKDFAKDPENFLYNGPFQLTDWKTEVGWSYKKNDQYWDADSVKLEEVNYKVVKEVSTAVNLYEKGDIDTVGLTSEFVDQYKDDEDFQTRLDASMYYIQMNFKNELLKNKDIRKAIDSGYDKEQMAKVLLNNGSIPAYYYVPQEFAKGPDGKDFRDGNEGFGSFDASSAKASFEKGLKAEGKDKVKLELLSYDDDNSKKISEYLKGEWEKNLPGLEVTIKQQPFKNKLDLESKGEFELSFAGWGPDYQDPMTFLDMWMTGGPYNRGKYSSDKYDSLIKSAMKDANAETRWQSLKDAEKVLLEDDQAISVMYQRGASLLRKPYVKGIVNHKVGADTSFKWTYIEGR is encoded by the coding sequence ATGAAAAAGAAAAAAACACTTGCACTCGTTGGTGCGCTAACAATCGCAGGATCGAGTTTGGCAGCTTGTTCATCAACAGATGACTCGAAAGACACATCAGGCTCGAAAGACACTGCAAAATCAGATGACAAGCAAGTCCTGAATTTAACAAGCGGATCAGACATCCCGGCACTTAGCCCGACAGTCGCGACAGACTCTGTTTCTTTCACAGTTTTAAACAACGTTCAAGAAGGTCTTTTCCGTCTTGATGAAAACCAAGAGCCGACACCAGGTGTTGCAGAAAGTGTTGACGTCTCGGAAGATGGACTTACATACACATTCAAATTACGCGATTCAAAATGGTCTGACGGCAGCGATGTCACAGCAAAAGACTTCGAATATGCTTGGAAACGTGTCCTCGACCCTGATAGCGGTTCGCAATATGCTTATATCATGTATGTCATCGATGGAGCGGAAGGCTACAACACTGGTAAAGGGAAAGCGGAAGATGTCGGTGTCAAAGCAGTCGATGACAAGACACTCGAAGTTAAGTTGACACAACCTGCAGACTACTTCAAAGCCTTGACTGGATTCGGTTCATTCATGCCGCTTAAGCAGGAATTCGTTGAAGAAAAAGGTAAAGATTTCGCGAAAGATCCTGAGAACTTCCTTTACAACGGTCCATTCCAACTAACAGACTGGAAAACAGAAGTCGGTTGGTCGTACAAAAAGAACGACCAGTATTGGGATGCTGACTCAGTTAAACTTGAAGAAGTTAACTACAAAGTCGTTAAAGAAGTTTCAACGGCTGTCAATTTGTATGAAAAAGGTGACATCGATACAGTTGGTTTGACAAGCGAATTCGTCGATCAATATAAAGATGATGAAGATTTCCAAACACGTCTCGATGCATCGATGTACTATATCCAAATGAACTTCAAAAACGAATTGCTCAAAAATAAAGATATCCGTAAAGCGATCGACTCAGGATATGACAAAGAACAGATGGCGAAAGTCCTCTTAAACAACGGCTCAATCCCGGCATACTACTATGTCCCGCAAGAATTCGCAAAAGGACCGGACGGAAAAGACTTCCGCGACGGCAACGAAGGCTTCGGTTCATTCGATGCTTCATCTGCAAAAGCATCATTCGAAAAAGGTCTAAAAGCAGAAGGCAAAGACAAAGTTAAACTCGAGCTTCTCTCATATGATGATGATAACTCGAAAAAAATCTCTGAATACCTCAAAGGGGAATGGGAGAAAAACCTTCCTGGTCTTGAAGTAACAATCAAGCAGCAGCCGTTCAAAAACAAATTAGATCTTGAATCGAAAGGTGAATTCGAACTTTCATTCGCTGGTTGGGGACCTGACTACCAGGATCCAATGACGTTCCTCGACATGTGGATGACTGGTGGACCGTATAACCGTGGTAAGTACTCAAGCGACAAGTACGATTCACTTATCAAATCTGCAATGAAAGACGCCAATGCCGAAACACGTTGGCAGTCATTGAAAGATGCTGAAAAAGTCTTACTCGAAGACGATCAAGCCATCTCTGTTATGTACCAACGTGGAGCTTCCCTCTTACGTAAACCTTACGTTAAAGGAATCGTCAACCACAAAGTCGGAGCGGATACTTCGTTCAAATGGACATACATCGAAGGAAGATAA
- a CDS encoding homing endonuclease associated repeat-containing protein, producing the protein MKQRVLTSQQTFTEEQIEMIEAIRAVGELIQDRPRRTIYRRYAVVHGWPLPENIIRQFGSWPEALSAAGFEWHIDQQPEELERAPKYTKDEILKSFHRYAKDVGSTITLKKYQIWRKSVHHAPSHYHIVKMFGSWHDACTAAGLEASVTYSKAELAASLRQAIEEVGFSLSFEAYREWAKRNNKPSTKALLHRYGSWSAAIHAIESEIRSSKQQAQ; encoded by the coding sequence TTGAAACAACGTGTACTGACGAGTCAACAAACATTCACAGAAGAACAAATCGAGATGATTGAAGCCATCCGTGCAGTCGGCGAACTGATTCAAGACCGGCCACGCCGGACGATCTACCGCCGCTACGCCGTTGTCCATGGTTGGCCATTGCCTGAAAACATCATCCGTCAATTTGGTTCGTGGCCGGAAGCTTTATCTGCCGCAGGTTTTGAATGGCACATCGATCAGCAACCGGAAGAGCTGGAGCGGGCACCGAAATATACGAAAGATGAAATTCTAAAATCTTTCCACCGCTATGCAAAAGATGTCGGTTCGACGATTACCTTGAAGAAGTACCAAATTTGGCGGAAATCGGTCCACCATGCACCGAGCCACTATCATATCGTGAAGATGTTTGGTTCTTGGCATGATGCCTGCACAGCAGCAGGACTCGAAGCAAGCGTCACGTATTCAAAAGCAGAGCTTGCTGCATCACTTCGACAAGCAATTGAAGAAGTCGGCTTCTCATTGTCTTTCGAAGCTTATCGTGAGTGGGCGAAGCGAAACAACAAACCGTCTACAAAAGCTTTACTTCATCGTTACGGCTCATGGTCGGCAGCCATCCATGCCATTGAAAGTGAAATTCGTTCGAGCAAACAACAAGCCCAGTAA
- a CDS encoding GGDEF domain-containing protein, with translation MRRFQQYLLRSWVVFFIVVIVLDVIARADGYSLSIDYFTFFLVVALSTIFVVDPVRRRHMSFTFHFGFVLYTFLTYGLLSAICVGQLTMLIYQLRSFHTAIGRRRMLHNYPFNVTLELLLILPAGLAYNALGGTHGPEFSLIGNIVPLVTMVGIMWVVLLFQYTLSNFLLGENIPSSVMIPLLRFEAVVITAELLFGVFSTLMAQNNGISALVMTAFALFIIKRALGSSVHASDRIEHWEQIERLKEAAWQDGDAQFIIERYLKQLNQFVKPDIAWIKFDFGEGKTVYYSLKDGRKLKADDVEGIIIEELIEKEEVLLYGMQQEWDIRLYDCLPEDTQSILFIKPEATETINCSLFLASEASGEFTKDLGYELYRALRVLSWAVERAQERQHLLTDSRTDAMTKLPNYRALQEWGDRRIKQKDLYPFSALMIDLDHFKQINDTHGHEIGDVVLFEVAKLLMQATRITDLVARYGGEEFVVLLPNTDIESARIVAERIRETLHTNPIEVSGHSLEITASIGVDTLKELGDLASLIRNADRAMYVGAKFQGRDRVASYQEWKEKVI, from the coding sequence GTGCGTCGTTTTCAACAATATCTCCTTCGAAGTTGGGTCGTATTCTTTATCGTCGTGATTGTTCTTGATGTTATCGCGAGAGCAGACGGATACAGCCTCAGCATCGATTACTTTACATTCTTTTTGGTAGTAGCGTTATCGACGATTTTTGTCGTCGACCCAGTTCGTCGAAGACATATGAGTTTTACGTTCCACTTTGGTTTTGTCCTGTATACCTTTTTAACTTACGGATTGTTATCAGCGATTTGTGTCGGACAATTGACGATGCTGATTTACCAACTCCGATCTTTTCATACAGCAATCGGACGGCGGCGTATGTTGCACAACTATCCGTTCAACGTCACGCTTGAACTTTTATTGATTTTGCCGGCAGGTTTAGCCTACAATGCGCTCGGTGGAACACACGGTCCAGAATTTTCACTCATCGGGAATATCGTACCGCTCGTGACGATGGTCGGCATCATGTGGGTCGTCCTCTTGTTCCAATACACATTGTCGAATTTCTTACTCGGAGAGAATATCCCGAGCAGCGTCATGATACCGTTGTTACGTTTTGAAGCAGTCGTCATTACGGCAGAACTGTTATTTGGAGTCTTTAGTACCTTGATGGCCCAAAACAATGGAATCAGTGCGTTGGTCATGACGGCATTTGCATTATTCATCATCAAACGTGCGCTCGGCAGTTCCGTTCATGCGAGTGACCGGATTGAACACTGGGAACAGATTGAGCGTCTAAAAGAAGCAGCATGGCAAGACGGGGATGCCCAGTTCATCATCGAACGCTACTTAAAACAACTCAATCAATTCGTTAAACCGGATATCGCCTGGATAAAGTTTGATTTTGGAGAAGGAAAGACGGTCTATTATTCATTGAAAGATGGTCGGAAATTAAAAGCGGATGACGTCGAAGGCATTATCATCGAAGAATTGATTGAAAAAGAGGAAGTCCTTCTTTATGGCATGCAACAGGAATGGGACATTCGTCTTTATGATTGCCTTCCTGAAGATACACAATCAATCCTGTTCATCAAGCCGGAGGCAACAGAAACCATCAATTGTTCATTATTCCTAGCATCTGAAGCAAGTGGCGAATTCACAAAAGACCTTGGTTATGAGCTGTATCGTGCATTACGTGTGTTGTCCTGGGCCGTTGAACGGGCTCAAGAACGGCAACATCTCTTAACCGATAGTCGAACGGATGCCATGACAAAATTACCGAACTACCGTGCCTTGCAAGAGTGGGGCGATCGACGAATCAAGCAAAAGGATTTATATCCATTCTCAGCATTGATGATCGACTTGGATCACTTTAAGCAAATCAATGATACCCATGGTCACGAAATCGGAGATGTTGTATTGTTCGAGGTCGCTAAACTCTTGATGCAGGCGACACGCATCACAGACCTTGTCGCGCGGTACGGTGGGGAAGAGTTCGTCGTGTTATTACCGAATACGGACATCGAATCGGCACGAATCGTTGCGGAGCGCATCCGGGAGACGCTACACACCAATCCAATCGAAGTATCCGGCCATTCGTTAGAGATCACGGCTAGTATCGGAGTCGATACGTTGAAAGAGTTAGGCGATCTGGCGAGCCTGATTCGAAATGCGGACCGTGCGATGTACGTAGGGGCTAAATTCCAGGGGCGTGATCGTGTTGCGTCTTATCAAGAATGGAAAGAAAAAGTCATTTGA
- a CDS encoding YktB family protein, whose protein sequence is MSTQFTKEAFEAFEIEGLENRMEAIRERIQPVFRQIGAEVSPDLTVNLAEDMYVHIAQHARRKVNPPNDTWMAFSPNKRGYKKHPHFQVGLFDDHLFIWLAYIYELPNKQQYATQLLEQQNLLQDLPEDFVISYDHMKKEAVRVTDANLEQGLVRFRDVKKAEFLIGRHVSAQKVSTMSHDALLELIRNTYDHLVPVYKKVK, encoded by the coding sequence ATGAGTACTCAATTTACAAAGGAAGCCTTCGAAGCGTTTGAAATCGAAGGGTTAGAAAACCGGATGGAAGCGATCCGGGAACGGATACAACCTGTTTTCCGGCAAATCGGCGCTGAAGTCTCACCCGATTTGACAGTCAATCTCGCAGAGGATATGTATGTGCACATTGCACAACATGCAAGACGCAAGGTAAACCCGCCTAATGATACGTGGATGGCGTTTTCTCCAAACAAACGTGGTTATAAAAAACATCCGCATTTCCAAGTCGGACTCTTCGATGATCATTTGTTCATTTGGCTCGCTTATATTTACGAGCTCCCAAATAAACAACAATACGCGACGCAACTTCTTGAGCAACAAAATTTGTTACAGGACTTACCGGAGGACTTCGTCATTTCCTACGATCATATGAAAAAAGAAGCCGTTCGTGTGACTGATGCAAACCTTGAACAAGGATTAGTTCGTTTTCGTGATGTAAAAAAAGCTGAATTTTTAATCGGACGGCATGTTTCCGCCCAAAAAGTCAGCACAATGTCCCATGATGCATTACTTGAATTGATTCGAAATACCTATGACCATCTCGTGCCGGTCTATAAAAAGGTTAAATAA
- a CDS encoding ABC transporter substrate-binding protein, which produces MQLFVTIFLISGVILFALNRLNATQGYSGENVLNIYNWGDYIDPDLIDQFEQETGIKVVYQTFDSNEAMLTKVEQGGTTYDIAVPSDYAIAKMIEEDLVIPIDKSKIPNLKHIDDRFLDLPFDPGNQYSIPYFWGTVGIVYNQKLLNGKEPTSWEDLWDPAFKNQILLADGAREVMGMSLNSLGYSLNETDEDKLQEAKANLMDLTPNVKAIVGDEIKLLLANEEAGIGVVWSGDANEIMSENEDLNYVIPSEGSNVWFDNVVIPKTAENVEGAHAFINFMLRPDIAAKNTDYVGYSTPNKDALKLLDAEVREDERFYPDKAVTDTLEVYKNLGKKMLAHYNELFLEFKMHKK; this is translated from the coding sequence ATCCAATTGTTCGTAACGATTTTTCTAATCTCGGGTGTCATCCTGTTTGCTTTGAACCGCCTAAATGCGACACAAGGCTATTCCGGCGAAAATGTTTTGAACATTTATAACTGGGGGGATTACATCGATCCTGATTTGATTGATCAATTTGAACAAGAGACCGGTATCAAAGTCGTCTATCAGACATTCGACTCGAACGAAGCGATGTTGACGAAAGTTGAGCAGGGAGGGACGACATATGATATTGCCGTTCCTTCAGATTATGCGATTGCGAAGATGATTGAAGAAGATCTCGTCATCCCAATCGACAAGTCGAAAATTCCGAATCTCAAGCATATCGATGATCGTTTCCTTGATTTGCCGTTCGACCCGGGCAATCAGTATTCGATTCCGTATTTTTGGGGAACGGTCGGCATTGTCTACAATCAAAAACTGCTTAACGGAAAAGAACCGACGAGTTGGGAAGATTTATGGGACCCAGCCTTTAAAAATCAAATCTTATTAGCGGACGGAGCCCGTGAAGTGATGGGGATGAGTCTAAACAGTCTCGGCTATTCCTTGAACGAAACGGACGAAGATAAGCTGCAGGAAGCGAAAGCGAACTTGATGGACTTGACGCCGAACGTCAAAGCGATTGTCGGAGATGAAATCAAGCTACTGCTCGCAAACGAAGAAGCCGGGATTGGCGTCGTCTGGTCCGGTGATGCGAATGAAATCATGAGTGAAAATGAAGACTTGAACTACGTCATTCCGTCAGAAGGGTCGAACGTTTGGTTTGATAATGTCGTCATTCCAAAAACGGCGGAAAACGTCGAAGGGGCACATGCGTTCATCAACTTCATGTTGCGCCCGGACATCGCTGCGAAGAATACGGATTATGTCGGCTACTCGACACCGAACAAAGATGCTTTAAAGCTCCTCGACGCAGAGGTACGGGAAGACGAACGGTTCTATCCGGATAAAGCTGTGACGGATACACTTGAAGTCTACAAAAACTTGGGGAAAAAGATGCTTGCCCATTACAATGAATTATTCCTAGAGTTTAAAATGCATAAAAAATAA
- a CDS encoding ABC transporter permease, translating to MMKRKRFKLANIYLIGVFIVLYAPIFYLAFYSFNSADNMTNFDSFTWDWYKEVFQDSRLLIIVLNTLVIALLSAAISTIVGVFGAIGIQAVRKKRIETSLLTLNSILIVSPDVIIGASFLIFFTMLGTQLGFTSVLLSHIAFSVPIVVILVLPKLQEMSPTLVDAARDLGASRLDVLTKVILPYITPGIFAGFFTALTYSLDDFAVTFFVTGNGFTTLSVEIYSLARQGISMKINALSTVIFLFTFLLVIGYYFLNQRSVAKLSRPEVK from the coding sequence ATGATGAAACGGAAACGGTTTAAACTAGCAAATATCTATTTGATTGGTGTCTTCATCGTCTTGTATGCTCCAATCTTCTATCTCGCATTCTATTCGTTCAACAGTGCAGATAACATGACGAACTTTGATTCCTTCACGTGGGATTGGTATAAGGAAGTTTTCCAAGATTCACGCCTTTTGATCATCGTCTTGAATACACTCGTCATCGCCTTGCTGTCAGCCGCAATCTCGACGATTGTCGGCGTGTTCGGTGCAATCGGGATTCAAGCAGTCCGCAAAAAGCGGATTGAAACGTCGCTCCTGACACTTAACAGTATTTTGATCGTCAGTCCGGACGTCATCATCGGGGCATCGTTCTTAATTTTCTTTACGATGCTTGGGACTCAACTTGGCTTTACGTCCGTCTTACTGTCGCACATCGCCTTTTCTGTCCCGATCGTCGTCATCCTTGTCTTGCCGAAACTGCAAGAGATGAGTCCGACGCTCGTCGATGCGGCACGTGATTTAGGGGCGAGTCGCTTGGACGTCCTGACGAAAGTCATCTTGCCGTACATCACACCGGGAATCTTTGCCGGATTCTTTACGGCACTGACGTACTCACTCGATGATTTTGCCGTGACATTTTTCGTGACGGGGAATGGGTTTACGACCTTATCCGTCGAAATCTATTCATTGGCACGCCAAGGGATTTCGATGAAAATCAATGCCTTGTCGACCGTCATCTTCTTGTTTACGTTCTTACTTGTCATCGGCTACTATTTCTTGAACCAACGTTCTGTAGCGAAGTTGTCACGACCGGAGGTGAAATGA
- a CDS encoding ABC transporter permease — protein MMQKTRNWYLIPYTFWIALFVIAPIVLVVYYSFLDLDGNFSFVNYQNFFTSTYLTMTLSSFWYAFLITLFSLAIGYPTAYLLTKTKHKQLWLLLIILPTWINLLLKAYAFIGLFSTYGLANQTLEAIGIGRKQILFTDFSFVFVSVYIFIPFMILPIFNAIEKLSPSLVFAARDLGASNVTTFRRVVFPLTIDGVKSGCQLVFIPALSLFMITRLIAGNRVITLGTAIEQQFLVTQNWGMGATIAVFLIIAMAIILALTSTKRKKGATT, from the coding sequence ATGATGCAAAAAACACGTAACTGGTATCTCATTCCCTATACATTTTGGATTGCCTTATTCGTCATCGCCCCAATCGTACTTGTCGTCTACTATTCGTTCCTTGATTTGGATGGGAATTTCTCATTCGTCAACTATCAGAATTTCTTTACCTCGACGTATTTGACGATGACGCTCAGTTCATTTTGGTATGCTTTTTTAATCACGTTGTTTTCGCTTGCAATTGGTTATCCGACAGCCTATTTATTGACGAAAACAAAACATAAACAACTTTGGTTGCTCTTGATCATCTTGCCGACCTGGATCAATTTATTGCTGAAAGCCTATGCCTTCATCGGACTGTTCAGCACGTATGGGCTTGCGAACCAAACACTCGAAGCAATCGGCATCGGACGGAAGCAAATCCTGTTCACGGATTTCAGCTTCGTCTTCGTGTCGGTCTATATCTTCATCCCGTTCATGATTTTACCGATTTTTAATGCCATCGAAAAGTTAAGTCCGTCGCTCGTCTTTGCGGCACGTGACTTAGGGGCATCGAATGTTACGACGTTTCGCCGTGTCGTATTCCCATTGACGATTGATGGTGTGAAGTCAGGCTGTCAGCTCGTCTTCATTCCGGCGTTATCGCTCTTCATGATCACGCGACTGATCGCCGGAAACCGGGTCATCACGCTCGGTACAGCGATTGAACAACAATTTCTTGTCACCCAAAACTGGGGGATGGGGGCGACGATCGCCGTCTTCTTGATCATCGCGATGGCCATCATTCTCGCCTTGACGAGTACAAAACGGAAGAAAGGAGCGACGACATGA
- a CDS encoding ABC transporter ATP-binding protein produces the protein MTTNTIIQFKEVSKQFDDQTVLDGVSFEIERGKFYTLLGPSGCGKTTVLRLIAGFTEATAGEIIFNGKRINDVPANKRQVNTVFQDYALFPHLNVFENIAFGLRIKKVKEADIKQRVLDALKFVNLSGYEKREITEMSGGQRQRVAIARAIVNEPEVILLDEPLSALDLKLRTEMQYELRDLQRRLGITFIFVTHDQEEALAMSDEIFVLNHGSIQQSGTPTDIYDEPINRFVADFIGESNIIPGRMLNDYLVSFAEKEFECVDRGLEVNEPVEIVIRPEDLEITNVVQGKLRVTVDSQLFRGVHYEIACIDEVGNEWLVHSTKKATVGEHIGLTFDPEAIHVMRLNETEEDFDKRLESYDGVL, from the coding sequence GTGACAACGAATACGATCATTCAATTCAAAGAAGTATCAAAACAGTTTGACGACCAAACCGTCCTCGACGGTGTCAGCTTCGAAATCGAGCGGGGGAAGTTCTACACATTGCTCGGCCCATCCGGTTGCGGTAAAACGACAGTCCTGCGCTTAATTGCCGGTTTTACGGAAGCGACAGCGGGTGAAATCATCTTCAACGGAAAACGGATTAACGATGTTCCGGCGAACAAACGTCAAGTCAATACGGTTTTCCAGGATTATGCCTTGTTCCCGCACTTAAACGTCTTCGAGAACATCGCCTTTGGTCTGCGGATCAAGAAAGTCAAAGAGGCAGACATTAAGCAACGTGTCCTGGATGCGTTGAAGTTCGTTAACTTATCAGGCTACGAAAAACGTGAAATCACTGAGATGTCGGGGGGACAACGGCAGCGGGTCGCGATTGCCCGGGCAATCGTTAATGAACCGGAAGTAATTTTGCTCGATGAACCCTTGTCAGCGCTCGACTTGAAGTTACGGACAGAGATGCAATACGAGTTACGCGACTTACAGCGTCGTCTTGGTATTACCTTCATCTTCGTCACGCATGATCAAGAAGAAGCACTGGCGATGTCGGATGAAATCTTTGTCTTAAATCATGGTTCAATCCAACAATCGGGGACACCGACTGACATTTATGATGAACCGATCAACCGTTTCGTCGCCGACTTCATCGGTGAATCGAACATCATTCCGGGACGGATGTTAAACGACTACCTCGTCTCGTTCGCCGAAAAAGAATTCGAATGTGTCGACCGTGGACTTGAAGTGAATGAACCGGTCGAAATCGTCATCCGTCCGGAAGACTTAGAAATCACGAATGTCGTCCAAGGGAAGCTACGGGTAACGGTCGATTCACAACTCTTCCGCGGTGTTCATTATGAAATCGCCTGTATCGATGAAGTCGGAAATGAGTGGCTCGTCCACAGTACGAAAAAAGCAACGGTCGGTGAGCATATCGGTCTGACATTTGATCCGGAAGCGATTCACGTCATGCGTCTGAATGAGACGGAAGAAGACTTTGATAAACGGCTTGAATCGTACGATGGGGTGTTATGA
- a CDS encoding helix-turn-helix domain-containing protein, which translates to MRTIGNKIKNLRLQKGLTQEELGERTDLSKGYISQIEREISSPSIETLFSLLEVLGISARDFFDEEALNQKVVYTRDDVTSYADEERGYHVTWLIPESNEKEMEPVLLTLAANSSFKAYEPSGSETFVYVLQGNVTLALGRQLFRAKQGETFYYKASEIHQLRNESATEAKLLVTATDSYL; encoded by the coding sequence GTGCGTACGATTGGCAATAAAATTAAAAACTTGCGTCTTCAAAAAGGATTGACACAAGAAGAGCTCGGGGAAAGAACCGATTTAAGCAAAGGGTACATCTCGCAAATCGAGCGAGAGATCAGTTCCCCCTCGATTGAGACACTATTTAGCCTCCTTGAAGTGTTAGGCATCTCAGCAAGAGACTTTTTCGATGAGGAGGCGCTGAATCAGAAAGTCGTTTATACACGAGACGATGTCACGAGTTATGCCGATGAGGAACGAGGGTATCACGTCACTTGGTTGATTCCGGAATCAAATGAAAAAGAGATGGAGCCGGTCCTGTTGACGCTTGCTGCGAACAGTTCATTTAAAGCTTATGAACCGTCCGGATCGGAAACCTTCGTTTATGTCCTCCAAGGTAACGTCACACTCGCACTCGGTCGACAACTATTCCGGGCGAAACAAGGTGAGACGTTCTACTATAAAGCGTCAGAAATCCATCAACTACGAAACGAGTCAGCGACGGAGGCGAAACTTCTCGTCACAGCAACCGACTCGTATCTTTAA
- a CDS encoding DegV family protein — protein MRIAWITDSTTIVPNSIVDHQDLTIVPLLVMKDGESFIDGVDVNAETVYSWIDAGHKVTTSQPSIGTFTEHYEKLKADYDFGFAVHLSSELSGTYNASIQGAEIAGFRLIAIDSRCGIYPAGQLLAEAIQLAEQGVAIEQIEQTILKRRFDHHIEFTVENLKQLQAGGRISSTKAFVGNLLQLRPLFHFEEGKIVPYQTVRTFKKAHSKIYDHLVEILERGDVTDISLFHATAYDLAQEWKVKLEARFDVSIRIDDLTPVLGSHTGNPAIGMSFLNPTSRH, from the coding sequence ATGCGCATTGCTTGGATTACAGACAGTACGACGATTGTCCCGAACTCAATCGTCGACCATCAAGACTTAACAATCGTCCCGTTACTTGTCATGAAGGATGGTGAAAGTTTTATCGACGGTGTCGATGTCAATGCCGAGACTGTCTATAGCTGGATCGATGCCGGTCATAAGGTCACGACGAGTCAACCCTCAATCGGGACGTTTACGGAACACTACGAAAAACTAAAAGCAGACTATGACTTCGGATTTGCCGTTCATTTATCGAGCGAACTGAGCGGTACGTATAATGCTTCCATCCAAGGAGCAGAAATTGCCGGTTTTCGTCTGATTGCGATTGATTCCCGTTGCGGCATCTATCCAGCAGGACAATTACTTGCGGAAGCAATCCAGTTAGCAGAACAAGGGGTTGCGATTGAACAAATCGAACAGACGATTCTAAAGCGACGGTTCGACCATCACATCGAATTTACCGTCGAAAACTTAAAGCAGTTGCAAGCTGGCGGTCGCATTTCATCGACGAAAGCTTTCGTCGGTAATTTACTTCAATTACGCCCGCTCTTCCACTTCGAGGAGGGCAAAATCGTTCCTTACCAGACAGTTCGGACTTTCAAGAAAGCCCACTCCAAAATTTACGATCATCTCGTCGAAATCCTTGAACGTGGTGATGTAACGGATATTTCACTATTTCATGCCACGGCGTACGACTTAGCACAGGAATGGAAAGTAAAACTCGAGGCGCGCTTCGATGTCTCGATTCGAATCGATGACCTGACGCCTGTCCTCGGTTCACACACGGGTAATCCGGCGATTGGCATGTCATTCTTGAATCCGACGAGCCGACACTAA
- a CDS encoding tryptophan-rich sensory protein — protein sequence MKNKWIWLNWLGFIFAVTINALDGGKTGRISDSIPTLFKPAGYAFSIWGLIYGILLVWLILQTIPKFKEHEIAKKIGPWFLISCIFNAAWIITFSYELFPLTLVVMIGLLASLMVIYSKVDRETKALRFKVPFSLYIGWVSVATIVNVFIVMQTQGITKLLGIGDAGWTMIMLPVGVLVALVFMFANRDPIYPLVFVWAYIAINFKSDDGLVDTVVLGSVVVLLAGYVFLLVRMRRQIHVSK from the coding sequence TTGAAAAATAAATGGATTTGGTTGAACTGGCTTGGCTTCATCTTTGCTGTAACGATTAACGCTCTCGACGGTGGGAAAACGGGCCGCATTTCAGACTCGATTCCGACGCTGTTCAAACCTGCCGGGTATGCGTTCTCGATTTGGGGACTCATTTATGGTATTTTACTTGTTTGGTTGATTTTACAAACCATCCCGAAATTCAAAGAACATGAAATCGCAAAAAAAATCGGTCCTTGGTTTTTGATTAGTTGTATTTTTAATGCAGCTTGGATCATCACGTTCTCTTATGAACTTTTCCCATTGACGCTCGTCGTCATGATTGGTCTACTCGCTTCTTTGATGGTCATCTACTCGAAGGTCGATCGCGAAACAAAAGCCCTTCGCTTTAAAGTCCCGTTCTCCCTTTACATCGGCTGGGTCTCGGTTGCGACCATCGTGAACGTCTTCATCGTCATGCAGACGCAAGGCATCACGAAGTTGCTCGGCATCGGTGACGCCGGTTGGACGATGATCATGCTTCCGGTAGGTGTCCTTGTCGCACTCGTCTTTATGTTTGCGAACCGCGATCCGATTTATCCGCTCGTCTTCGTTTGGGCCTATATCGCAATCAACTTTAAATCAGATGACGGGCTTGTTGATACGGTCGTCCTCGGTAGCGTCGTCGTCCTCCTTGCAGGATACGTCTTCTTGCTCGTCCGGATGCGTCGGCAAATCCATGTGAGCAAGTAA